From one Streptomyces sp. SCSIO 30461 genomic stretch:
- a CDS encoding inorganic phosphate transporter, whose product MDTFALVVTIGVALFFTYTNGFHDSANAIATSVSTRALTPKAALAMAAVMNLAGAFFGSGVAKTVSEGLIATPKGDRGMGILFAALVGAIIWNLVTWYFGLPSSSSHALFGGMVGAALAGGTEVIWGGVVDKVVIPMFVSPLVGLLAGYLVMCAIMWMFRKANPHKAKRGFRIAQTVSAAGMALGHGLQDAQKTMGIVVMALVIADVEDFGDPIPVWVKIVCAVMLSLGTYAGGWRIMRTLGRKIIELDPPQGFAAETTGASIMFGSAFLFHAPISTTHVITSAIMGVGATKRVNAVRWGVAKNIVLGWFITMPAAAGVAALSFWVVNLAFG is encoded by the coding sequence GTGGACACCTTTGCCCTGGTCGTGACCATCGGCGTCGCGCTCTTCTTCACGTATACGAACGGATTCCACGACTCCGCGAACGCCATCGCGACGTCGGTTTCCACCCGCGCGCTGACACCCAAGGCCGCGCTCGCGATGGCCGCGGTGATGAACCTCGCCGGTGCGTTCTTCGGCAGCGGGGTCGCCAAGACCGTCAGCGAGGGCCTGATCGCGACGCCCAAGGGCGACCGCGGTATGGGCATCCTCTTCGCCGCGCTGGTCGGCGCGATCATCTGGAACCTGGTCACCTGGTACTTCGGCCTGCCGTCCTCGTCCTCGCACGCGCTGTTCGGCGGCATGGTGGGCGCGGCCCTGGCGGGCGGCACGGAAGTGATCTGGGGCGGGGTGGTCGACAAGGTCGTCATCCCGATGTTCGTGTCACCGCTGGTGGGTCTGCTCGCGGGCTATCTGGTGATGTGCGCGATCATGTGGATGTTCCGCAAGGCGAACCCGCACAAGGCGAAGCGCGGTTTCCGTATAGCCCAGACGGTGTCCGCCGCCGGTATGGCCCTCGGCCACGGGCTCCAGGACGCCCAGAAGACGATGGGCATCGTGGTGATGGCCCTGGTCATCGCCGATGTCGAGGACTTCGGTGACCCCATCCCGGTCTGGGTGAAGATCGTCTGCGCTGTGATGCTGTCCCTGGGTACGTACGCGGGCGGCTGGCGCATCATGCGTACCCTGGGTCGGAAGATCATCGAGCTTGATCCGCCGCAGGGGTTCGCCGCGGAGACCACGGGGGCGTCGATCATGTTCGGCTCCGCGTTCCTGTTCCACGCGCCGATCTCGACCACGCACGTCATCACCTCCGCGATCATGGGCGTCGGTGCGACGAAGCGGGTCAACGCGGTGCGCTGGGGCGTCGCGAAGAACATCGTGCTCGGCTGGTTCATCACGATGCCGGCGGCGGCGGGTGTGGCGGCGCTCAGCTTCTGGGTGGTGAACCTGGCGTTCGGCTAG
- the pstS gene encoding phosphate ABC transporter substrate-binding protein PstS, with translation MKLQRNNGLRATALAALAVSGALVLTACGSDDNTGGTTGGTGDASKAASNIKCDDAKGQLMASGSSAQKNAMDLWVKNYMAACTGAQVNYKSSSSGEGIVAFNQGTVGFAGSDSALKPEEVAESKKVCTGGTGINLPMVGGPIAIGYNLPGVDSLVLDAPTLAKIFDTKIKKWDDPAVAKLNPGVTLPSTPIQPFHRSEDSGTTQNLGKYLSKAAPDAWKYEPEKKWPAPGGQAASGSSGVAAQVKSVAGSIGYFELSYATSQSIPTVDLNTGAGAPVQATPENASKAIAAAKIDGTGKDLALKLDYATKAEGAYPLVLVTYEIVCDKGNKPDTLGAVKSFLTYTASDEGQKLLSEAGYAPIPQEINAKVRETVAGLQ, from the coding sequence GTGAAGCTTCAGCGCAACAACGGGCTTCGCGCCACCGCGCTCGCTGCCCTCGCGGTCTCCGGCGCCCTGGTCCTCACGGCGTGCGGCTCGGACGACAACACTGGCGGCACCACCGGCGGCACCGGTGACGCGAGCAAGGCTGCTTCCAACATCAAGTGCGACGACGCCAAGGGCCAGCTGATGGCTTCCGGCTCCAGCGCCCAGAAGAACGCCATGGACCTCTGGGTCAAGAACTACATGGCCGCCTGCACCGGCGCCCAGGTCAACTACAAGTCCTCCTCCTCCGGCGAGGGCATCGTCGCGTTCAACCAGGGCACCGTGGGCTTCGCCGGCTCCGACTCCGCGCTGAAGCCGGAAGAGGTCGCCGAGTCCAAGAAGGTCTGCACCGGCGGCACCGGCATCAACCTGCCGATGGTCGGCGGCCCGATCGCCATCGGCTACAACCTGCCCGGTGTCGACAGCCTGGTCCTGGACGCCCCGACCCTCGCCAAGATCTTCGACACGAAGATCAAGAAGTGGGACGACCCGGCGGTCGCCAAGCTCAACCCGGGCGTCACGCTCCCGAGTACCCCGATCCAGCCCTTCCACCGCTCCGAGGACTCCGGCACCACCCAGAACCTGGGCAAGTACCTGAGCAAGGCCGCCCCGGACGCCTGGAAGTACGAGCCCGAGAAGAAGTGGCCCGCCCCCGGCGGCCAGGCCGCGTCCGGCTCCTCCGGTGTCGCGGCCCAGGTCAAGTCGGTCGCCGGCTCCATCGGCTACTTCGAACTGTCCTACGCCACCTCCCAGTCCATCCCGACCGTCGACCTCAACACCGGCGCCGGCGCCCCGGTGCAGGCCACCCCGGAGAACGCCTCCAAGGCGATTGCCGCCGCCAAGATCGACGGCACCGGCAAGGACCTCGCCCTGAAGCTGGACTACGCCACCAAGGCCGAGGGCGCCTACCCGCTCGTCCTCGTGACCTACGAGATCGTCTGCGACAAGGGCAACAAGCCCGACACCCTGGGCGCGGTCAAGTCCTTCCTGACCTACACCGCGTCCGACGAGGGCCAGAAGCTGCTCTCCGAGGCGGGCTACGCCCCGATCCCGCAGGAGATCAACGCCAAGGTCCGCGAGACCGTCGCCGGTCTCCAGTAA
- the pstC gene encoding phosphate ABC transporter permease subunit PstC yields the protein MASTTPIETPPAKPAASRRATSTGRAGDKVFLGLSRGSGILLLVIMASIAVFLAYRASLAISKDEGNFFTTFDWNPAGNPPVFGIAVLLFGTIVSSIIAMAIAVPIAVGIALFISHYAPRRLAAPLAYVVDLLAAVPSIIYGIWGALFLVPYLEGLNLWLDEYLGWTYIFEKTEIGVPRSLFTVGILLAIMILPIVTSVSREVFLQVPRMNEEAALALGATRWEVIRMSVLPFGRSGVISASMLGLGRALGETMAVATVLSPSFLISLHILNPGGGTFAQNIAAKFDEANEFGRDALIASGLVLFVLTLLVNGAARMIIARRKEYSGANA from the coding sequence ATGGCTTCCACGACACCCATAGAGACACCGCCGGCCAAGCCGGCCGCCTCGCGCCGGGCCACTTCGACCGGCCGCGCGGGCGACAAGGTCTTCCTGGGCCTCTCCCGGGGCTCAGGCATTCTGCTGCTTGTGATCATGGCATCCATCGCCGTGTTCCTCGCCTACCGTGCCTCCCTCGCGATCTCGAAGGACGAAGGCAACTTCTTCACCACCTTCGACTGGAACCCGGCCGGCAACCCGCCGGTCTTCGGCATCGCCGTCCTGCTCTTCGGCACGATCGTCAGCTCGATCATCGCGATGGCCATCGCGGTCCCGATCGCCGTCGGCATCGCGCTGTTCATCTCCCACTACGCTCCGCGCCGCCTCGCCGCGCCGCTCGCCTACGTGGTCGACCTGCTGGCCGCGGTGCCCTCGATCATCTACGGCATCTGGGGCGCCCTCTTCCTGGTGCCTTACCTGGAGGGCCTGAACCTCTGGCTGGACGAGTACCTCGGCTGGACCTACATCTTCGAGAAGACCGAGATCGGCGTGCCCCGCTCGCTGTTCACCGTGGGCATCCTGCTGGCGATCATGATCCTGCCGATCGTGACCAGCGTCAGCCGCGAGGTCTTCCTCCAGGTCCCGCGGATGAACGAGGAAGCCGCGCTGGCCCTCGGCGCCACCCGCTGGGAGGTCATCCGGATGTCGGTGCTGCCGTTCGGCCGCTCCGGCGTGATCTCCGCCTCGATGCTGGGCCTCGGCCGCGCGCTCGGCGAGACGATGGCCGTCGCGACCGTGCTGTCCCCGAGCTTCCTGATCTCGCTGCACATCCTGAACCCGGGCGGCGGTACGTTCGCCCAGAACATCGCAGCGAAGTTCGACGAGGCCAATGAGTTCGGACGCGACGCGCTGATCGCCTCCGGCCTGGTCCTCTTCGTCCTCACCCTGCTGGTCAACGGCGCCGCACGCATGATCATCGCGCGGCGCAAGGAGTACTCGGGGGCGAACGCCTGA
- a CDS encoding metal-sensitive transcriptional regulator: MTTTDTASGPTSASNAHSHTDAGAKTASDRPPASDPASDDTAQPTAAHTPATIHEHGVHGYHEQKDEHLKRLRRIEGQVRGLQRMVAEDTYCIDILTQVSASTKALQSFALQLLEEHLRHCVADAALKGGDEIDAKVEEATKAIARMMRT, translated from the coding sequence ATGACGACCACGGACACGGCCTCGGGCCCGACGTCAGCCTCGAACGCGCACTCGCACACAGACGCGGGCGCGAAAACGGCTTCGGACCGGCCGCCGGCCTCGGACCCCGCCTCGGACGACACCGCGCAGCCGACCGCCGCGCACACCCCGGCCACCATCCACGAGCACGGCGTGCACGGCTACCACGAGCAGAAGGACGAGCACCTGAAGCGACTGCGTCGCATCGAAGGCCAGGTCCGCGGCCTCCAGCGCATGGTGGCGGAGGACACGTACTGCATCGACATACTCACCCAGGTCTCCGCCTCGACCAAGGCGCTCCAGTCCTTCGCGCTCCAGCTCCTGGAGGAGCACCTGCGCCACTGCGTCGCCGATGCGGCGCTCAAGGGCGGGGACGAGATCGACGCGAAGGTCGAAGAAGCCACGAAGGCCATCGCCCGCATGATGCGGACCTGA
- a CDS encoding CHAD domain-containing protein, which yields MHSPDLPLVPRGTGADQVLAGYLHAQAGGFLRSLRSHRESGADAEGAEQAARALRRTSRRICGALHTYRALVEPAWADQLRTELAWLSGMLAQEHACTSRLARLLDALSRLSGATGPGAGGVPHPTRAEQDPSGAGAAGTGAQGAEARAAEAQGVAGHGVGAHRGGTGARGALTVGAARAGALLERQLTLSRTRAHSAALQALGSSRFHAVADAVALLASEVPLSGAAAAPAETLDPHADATERKLLDAVAILPLTRAAHPYNAEALVHGLAKVPAEEVQDAPWHQVRVLLRLHRYAQEVRALVPASGADPLLTVAARALDRHRDAAEAAAAAAAAARTPRIAPATAYALGVLHADQRHEVEAARFTFHQVWQEVSHGPADSRGSRTVTAP from the coding sequence GTGCACAGCCCTGACCTTCCCCTGGTGCCGCGGGGGACCGGCGCCGACCAGGTCCTGGCGGGATATCTGCACGCGCAGGCCGGGGGTTTCCTGCGCAGTCTGCGGTCCCATCGCGAGAGCGGTGCCGACGCGGAGGGCGCGGAGCAGGCCGCCCGGGCGCTGCGCCGCACCTCCCGCCGCATCTGCGGGGCGCTGCACACCTACCGGGCGCTGGTCGAGCCCGCCTGGGCCGACCAGTTGCGGACGGAGCTGGCCTGGCTGTCCGGGATGCTCGCCCAGGAGCACGCCTGCACGTCCAGGCTCGCCCGGCTGCTCGACGCCCTGTCGCGCCTGTCCGGCGCGACGGGGCCCGGTGCGGGCGGGGTACCGCACCCCACCCGTGCGGAGCAGGACCCCAGCGGCGCGGGGGCCGCTGGGACCGGAGCCCAGGGGGCGGAAGCCCGGGCTGCGGAGGCTCAGGGAGTGGCAGGTCACGGAGTGGGGGCGCACAGGGGAGGCACCGGAGCGCGCGGAGCGCTCACCGTCGGTGCCGCACGAGCCGGAGCGCTGCTGGAGCGGCAGCTCACCCTGAGCCGGACCCGCGCCCACTCCGCGGCCTTGCAGGCGCTGGGCTCTTCGCGGTTCCACGCGGTCGCCGACGCGGTGGCGCTGCTCGCGTCCGAGGTCCCGCTCTCCGGCGCCGCCGCCGCACCGGCCGAGACTCTCGACCCACACGCGGATGCCACGGAGCGGAAGCTGCTGGACGCCGTGGCCATACTGCCGCTGACACGGGCCGCCCACCCGTACAACGCCGAAGCACTGGTGCACGGCCTGGCGAAGGTCCCTGCCGAAGAGGTCCAGGACGCCCCCTGGCACCAGGTCCGGGTGCTGCTGCGGCTGCACCGGTACGCACAAGAGGTCAGGGCCTTGGTGCCGGCCTCCGGCGCGGACCCGCTGCTGACCGTCGCCGCACGCGCGCTCGACCGGCACCGGGACGCGGCCGAGGCGGCGGCCGCCGCGGCAGCCGCCGCCCGTACCCCCCGAATCGCACCGGCGACCGCCTACGCCCTCGGGGTGCTGCACGCCGACCAGCGGCATGAGGTCGAGGCGGCGCGTTTCACCTTCCACCAGGTCTGGCAGGAGGTGTCGCACGGCCCCGCGGACTCCCGGGGCAGCCGGACGGTGACCGCCCCATGA
- a CDS encoding RNA degradosome polyphosphate kinase, which yields MSKQPAEVPVQHIQPSVGSIAAHRPHTVAAVVSDLEPDIDADADAYEADIGEEGDELPQGRFLDRERSWLAFNERVLELAEDPSTPLLERVNFLAIFASNLDEFFMVRVAGLKRRIATGVATRSASGLQPREVLELIWNRSRELMARHAACYQQDIAPALADEGIHLIRWPELTDKEQARLFTLFRQQIFPVLTPLAVDPAHPFPYISGLSLNLAVVVRNPVSGHRHFARVKVPPLLSRFLEASPQRYVPLEDVIAAHLEELFPGMEVLAHHMFRVTRNEDLEVEEDDAENLLQALEKELMRRRFGPPVRLEVEESIDPYVLDLLVRELKISESEVYPLPGPLDLTGLFGIASQDRPELKYPKFVAGTHRDLAEVESASAPDIFAALRERDVLLHHPYDSFSTSVQAFLEQAAADPDVLAIKQTLYRTSGDSPIVDALIDAAESGKQVLVLVEIKARFDEQANIKWARKLEESGCHVVYGLVGLKTHCKLSLVVRQEGEILRRYSHVGTGNYHPKTARLYEDLGLLTADPQVGADLSDLFNRLSGYSRRETYRRLLVAPRSLRDGLVSRINKETAHHKAGRPAYVRIKVNSMVDEAIIDALYRASQAGVPVDIWVRGICAVRPGVPGMSDNIRVRSILGRFLEHSRVFAFGNGGEPEVWIGSADMMHRNLDRRIEALVRVTDPAHRAALNRLLETGMSETTSSWHLGPDGDWTRHSTDADGHPLRNVQESLIDARRRRRAQP from the coding sequence ATGAGCAAGCAGCCCGCCGAGGTGCCGGTCCAGCACATACAACCGTCCGTCGGTTCCATCGCCGCACACCGCCCGCACACCGTCGCCGCCGTGGTCTCCGACCTGGAGCCCGATATCGACGCCGACGCCGACGCCTACGAAGCGGACATCGGCGAGGAGGGCGACGAGCTGCCCCAGGGCCGGTTCCTGGACCGGGAGCGCAGTTGGCTCGCGTTCAACGAACGGGTGCTGGAGCTCGCCGAGGACCCGTCGACCCCGCTGCTGGAGCGGGTCAACTTCCTCGCGATCTTCGCCTCGAACCTGGACGAGTTCTTCATGGTCCGGGTCGCAGGGCTGAAGCGGCGTATCGCGACCGGTGTCGCGACCCGCTCCGCCTCCGGTCTCCAGCCCCGCGAGGTGCTGGAGCTGATCTGGAACCGCTCCCGTGAGCTCATGGCCCGGCACGCCGCCTGCTACCAGCAGGACATCGCCCCGGCCCTGGCCGACGAGGGCATCCATCTGATCCGCTGGCCCGAACTCACCGACAAGGAGCAGGCCCGGCTGTTCACCCTGTTCCGCCAGCAGATCTTCCCGGTGCTCACCCCACTGGCGGTCGACCCGGCCCACCCCTTCCCCTACATCTCGGGGCTCTCGCTCAACCTGGCCGTCGTCGTACGCAACCCGGTCAGCGGCCACCGCCACTTCGCCCGGGTCAAGGTACCGCCGCTGCTGTCGCGCTTCCTGGAAGCGTCCCCGCAGCGCTACGTCCCGCTGGAGGACGTGATCGCGGCGCACCTGGAGGAGCTGTTCCCCGGTATGGAGGTGCTGGCGCACCACATGTTCCGGGTGACCAGGAACGAGGACCTGGAGGTGGAGGAGGACGACGCCGAGAACCTGCTCCAGGCCCTGGAGAAGGAGCTCATGCGGCGTCGCTTCGGCCCGCCGGTGCGCCTCGAGGTCGAGGAATCGATCGACCCGTACGTGCTCGACCTGCTGGTGCGCGAGCTGAAGATCTCCGAGTCGGAGGTCTATCCGCTGCCGGGGCCGCTCGATCTCACCGGCCTGTTCGGCATCGCATCGCAGGACCGGCCCGAGCTGAAGTACCCGAAGTTCGTCGCGGGCACCCACCGCGACCTCGCCGAGGTCGAGTCGGCATCGGCGCCCGACATCTTCGCGGCGCTGCGCGAGCGCGACGTGCTGCTGCACCACCCGTACGACTCGTTCTCGACCTCCGTGCAGGCCTTCCTGGAGCAGGCCGCGGCCGACCCTGACGTCCTCGCGATCAAGCAGACGCTTTACCGGACCTCGGGTGACTCACCCATAGTCGACGCCCTGATCGACGCCGCCGAGTCGGGCAAGCAGGTGCTGGTCCTGGTCGAGATCAAGGCCCGCTTCGACGAGCAGGCCAACATCAAGTGGGCGCGCAAGCTGGAGGAGTCCGGCTGCCATGTCGTGTACGGCCTGGTCGGCCTGAAGACCCACTGCAAGCTGTCGCTGGTGGTCCGCCAGGAAGGCGAGATCCTGCGCCGCTACTCGCACGTCGGCACCGGCAACTACCACCCGAAGACCGCCCGCCTCTACGAGGACCTCGGGCTGCTCACGGCCGACCCGCAGGTCGGCGCGGATCTGTCGGACCTCTTCAACCGGCTGTCCGGCTACTCGCGCCGGGAGACCTATCGCAGGCTGCTGGTCGCGCCGAGGTCATTGCGCGACGGACTGGTCTCGCGGATCAACAAGGAGACCGCCCACCACAAGGCCGGCCGTCCCGCGTACGTGCGGATCAAGGTCAACTCCATGGTGGACGAGGCGATCATCGACGCCCTCTACCGCGCCTCGCAGGCCGGAGTCCCGGTGGACATCTGGGTGCGCGGCATCTGCGCGGTACGCCCCGGTGTCCCGGGCATGTCGGACAACATCCGGGTCCGCTCGATCCTCGGACGGTTCCTCGAACACTCCAGGGTCTTCGCCTTCGGCAACGGCGGCGAACCCGAGGTGTGGATAGGCAGCGCCGACATGATGCACCGCAACCTCGACCGCCGTATCGAGGCACTCGTCCGGGTCACCGACCCGGCTCACCGCGCGGCGCTGAACCGGCTGCTGGAGACCGGCATGTCCGAGACCACCTCGTCCTGGCACCTCGGCCCGGACGGAGACTGGACCCGGCACTCCACGGACGCGGACGGCCATCCGCTGCGGAACGTACAGGAATCGCTCATCGACGCGCGGAGGCGCCGGCGTGCACAGCCCTGA
- a CDS encoding GntR family transcriptional regulator, protein MIEYRLDRRSGIATYVQIVQQTKQALRLGLLETGDRLPTAREVVEATAINPNTVLKAYRELEREGLVEARRGLGTFVRKSLGTAGADSPLRGELADWAVRARAEGLGRDDVAALFGAVLDEHFTAQDQGDEGI, encoded by the coding sequence ATGATCGAGTACCGGCTCGACCGGCGCAGTGGCATCGCCACCTATGTGCAGATCGTCCAGCAGACCAAGCAGGCTCTGCGCCTCGGTCTGCTGGAGACCGGCGACCGGCTGCCGACCGCCCGCGAAGTGGTGGAAGCCACGGCGATCAACCCGAACACCGTGCTCAAGGCGTACCGCGAGCTGGAGCGCGAGGGCCTGGTCGAGGCCAGGCGCGGCCTCGGCACCTTCGTACGCAAGAGCCTCGGCACCGCCGGTGCCGACTCCCCGCTCCGCGGCGAACTCGCCGACTGGGCGGTGCGCGCCCGTGCCGAGGGCCTCGGCCGGGACGACGTGGCCGCGCTCTTCGGCGCCGTACTCGACGAGCACTTCACCGCACAGGACCAGGGCGACGAAGGGATATGA
- a CDS encoding NUDIX hydrolase, which yields MGPGGPLSGAGGEVIRAAGCVLWRHAIVAGHESGGIEICLVHRPRYDDWSHPKGKLKRSEDPLAGALREVLEETGHHCTPGPRLPTIHYLVNGRPKEVSYWAAEAHTPGHFVPDKEVDRIVWLPPDAAHARLTQPRDRRLLDALISVRGISGPFGRHP from the coding sequence ATGGGCCCAGGTGGCCCCTTGAGCGGTGCGGGCGGCGAGGTCATCCGCGCTGCGGGGTGCGTGCTGTGGCGCCACGCCATCGTCGCCGGTCACGAGTCGGGCGGCATCGAGATCTGCCTGGTGCACCGGCCGCGCTACGACGACTGGTCGCACCCCAAGGGGAAGCTGAAGCGTTCGGAGGACCCGCTCGCCGGCGCCCTGCGTGAGGTGCTGGAGGAGACCGGCCACCACTGCACCCCCGGCCCGCGGCTGCCCACGATCCACTACCTGGTGAACGGGCGGCCCAAGGAGGTCAGCTACTGGGCCGCCGAGGCGCACACCCCCGGGCACTTCGTCCCGGACAAGGAAGTCGACCGCATCGTCTGGCTGCCGCCCGACGCGGCACACGCCCGGCTCACCCAGCCGCGGGACCGCCGACTGCTGGACGCCCTCATCTCAGTACGCGGGATTTCCGGGCCATTCGGCAGACATCCCTAG
- the pstA gene encoding phosphate ABC transporter permease PstA has protein sequence MSNTAIKDARPADAERGTGLSRRGLPRWSQPAFAVLAVALGVGIGAVAGLESKVQWGLIAALLFLAISYVATTVVENARQAKDRLATSIVWVCFVLAVIPLLSLIWVTLSRGLKALDGYFLSHSMAGVPGFEEGGGVYHAIIGTLEQVGLATLIAVPIGLMTAIYLVEYGRGALAKAVTFFVDVMTGIPSIVAGLFILSIMLLADLKPSGFMGSLALTILMIPVVVRSTEEMLKLVPNELREASLALGVPKYRTILKVVIPTAVGGITTGVMLAIARIAGETAPIMLLVFGNQLINNNPFEGAQSSLPYYIWEQYRVGSEASYDRAWAAALVLIAFVMLLNLVARGIARWKAPKTGR, from the coding sequence ATGAGCAACACCGCCATAAAGGACGCCCGCCCCGCCGACGCCGAGCGCGGCACCGGCCTCAGCCGCCGCGGACTGCCCCGCTGGTCCCAGCCCGCCTTCGCCGTCCTGGCCGTCGCGCTCGGCGTCGGCATCGGCGCGGTCGCCGGCCTGGAGAGCAAGGTGCAGTGGGGCCTGATCGCCGCACTGCTGTTCCTGGCGATCTCGTATGTCGCCACCACGGTGGTCGAGAACGCCCGGCAGGCCAAGGACCGGCTCGCCACCAGCATCGTCTGGGTCTGCTTCGTACTCGCCGTGATCCCGCTGCTCTCGCTGATCTGGGTCACTCTCAGCCGCGGCCTCAAGGCACTCGACGGCTACTTCCTCAGCCACTCGATGGCCGGAGTGCCCGGCTTCGAGGAGGGCGGCGGTGTCTATCACGCCATCATCGGCACCCTGGAGCAGGTCGGCCTGGCCACCCTGATCGCCGTGCCGATCGGCCTGATGACCGCGATCTACCTGGTCGAGTACGGTCGGGGCGCGCTCGCCAAGGCCGTCACCTTCTTCGTGGACGTCATGACGGGCATCCCGTCGATCGTCGCCGGACTCTTCATCCTGTCGATCATGCTGCTGGCGGATCTGAAGCCGTCCGGATTCATGGGCTCGCTGGCCCTGACCATCCTGATGATCCCGGTCGTGGTCCGCTCCACCGAGGAGATGCTCAAGCTCGTCCCCAACGAGCTGCGTGAAGCCTCGCTGGCCCTCGGCGTCCCGAAGTACCGCACGATCCTCAAGGTGGTCATCCCCACCGCGGTCGGCGGAATCACCACCGGCGTGATGCTCGCCATCGCCCGTATCGCCGGTGAGACCGCCCCGATCATGCTGCTCGTCTTCGGTAACCAGCTGATCAACAACAACCCGTTCGAAGGCGCCCAGTCCTCGCTCCCCTACTACATCTGGGAGCAGTACCGGGTCGGCAGCGAGGCGTCGTACGACCGCGCCTGGGCCGCCGCCCTGGTACTGATCGCCTTCGTCATGCTCCTCAACCTGGTGGCCCGCGGCATCGCCCGCTGGAAGGCCCCGAAGACCGGCCGCTGA
- the pstB gene encoding phosphate ABC transporter ATP-binding protein PstB yields the protein MAKRIDVSGLSAFYGSHKAIEDISMTVEPRSVTAFIGPSGCGKSTFLRTLNRMHEVTPGGRVEGKVMLDDENLYGSGVDPVAVRRTVGMVFQRPNPFPTMSIFDNVAAGLRLNGKYNKRRLSDIVERSLKGANLWNEVKDRLNKPGSGLSGGQQQRLCIARAIAVEPDVLLMDEPCSALDPISTLAIEDLIGELKERFTIVIVTHNMQQAARVSDRTAFFNLAAVGQPGRLIEIDETERIFSNPSVQATEDYISGRFG from the coding sequence ATGGCCAAGCGAATTGACGTCAGCGGACTGTCCGCCTTCTACGGCTCCCACAAGGCGATCGAGGACATCTCGATGACCGTGGAGCCCCGCTCGGTGACCGCCTTCATCGGCCCCTCCGGCTGCGGCAAGTCCACCTTCCTGCGCACCCTGAACCGTATGCACGAGGTCACCCCCGGTGGCCGCGTCGAGGGCAAGGTGATGCTGGACGACGAGAACCTCTACGGCTCCGGTGTCGACCCGGTCGCCGTACGCCGCACCGTCGGCATGGTGTTCCAGCGGCCCAACCCGTTCCCGACCATGTCGATCTTCGACAACGTGGCGGCGGGCCTGCGGCTCAACGGCAAGTACAACAAGCGCCGACTCAGCGACATCGTGGAGCGCTCGCTCAAGGGCGCCAACCTCTGGAACGAGGTCAAGGACCGCCTCAACAAGCCCGGCTCCGGTCTCTCCGGCGGCCAGCAGCAGCGCCTGTGCATCGCCCGCGCCATCGCGGTCGAGCCGGACGTGCTGCTGATGGACGAGCCCTGCTCGGCGCTGGACCCGATCTCGACGCTCGCCATCGAGGACCTGATCGGCGAGCTGAAGGAGCGCTTCACGATCGTCATCGTGACGCACAACATGCAGCAGGCGGCGCGAGTGTCGGACCGTACGGCGTTCTTCAACCTGGCGGCTGTCGGGCAGCCGGGCCGGCTGATCGAGATAGACGAGACCGAGCGGATCTTCTCGAACCCGTCGGTCCAGGCAACGGAGGACTACATCTCGGGCCGCTTCGGATAG
- a CDS encoding DUF47 domain-containing protein: MRFRLTPRETSFYDMFAASADNIVTGSKLLMELLGADGPARVEIAERMRAAEHAGDDATHAIFHQLNSSFITPFDREDIYSLASSLDDIMDFMEEAVDLVVLYNIEELPKGVEQQIEVLARAAELTAEAMPHLRTMDNLTEYWIEVNRLENQADQIHRKLLAHLFNGKYDAIEVLKLKQIVDVLEEAADAFEHVANTVETIAVKES; this comes from the coding sequence GTGCGATTTCGTCTGACCCCCAGGGAGACGAGCTTCTACGACATGTTCGCCGCTTCCGCGGACAACATCGTCACGGGCTCCAAGCTCCTGATGGAACTGCTTGGGGCGGATGGACCCGCCCGGGTCGAGATCGCCGAGCGCATGCGGGCCGCGGAACACGCGGGGGACGACGCCACCCACGCTATCTTCCACCAGCTGAACTCCTCGTTCATCACGCCATTCGACCGCGAGGACATCTACTCCCTCGCCTCGTCGCTGGACGACATCATGGACTTCATGGAGGAGGCCGTCGACCTGGTCGTCCTCTACAACATCGAGGAGCTGCCGAAGGGTGTCGAGCAGCAGATCGAGGTGCTGGCCCGGGCCGCTGAGCTGACGGCGGAGGCCATGCCGCATCTGCGGACGATGGACAACCTCACCGAGTACTGGATCGAGGTCAACCGCCTTGAGAACCAAGCCGACCAGATCCACCGCAAGTTGCTCGCGCACCTTTTCAACGGCAAGTACGACGCCATCGAGGTGCTCAAGCTGAAGCAGATCGTGGACGTCCTGGAAGAGGCCGCGGACGCCTTCGAGCACGTGGCCAACACGGTGGAGACCATCGCGGTCAAGGAGTCCTGA